The Micromonospora violae DNA segment CGTCGCCCTCGGGGGAGTCACCGCCCAGCTCTTCGCCAGCCGGTCGGCTGCCAACGGTGCGGCGGCCGCCATCCTGGTCGCCGGGGTGCTCACGCGGATGGTCGGCGACGGTGTGCCGGCACTGGCCTGGCTTCGGTGGCTGTCCCCGTTCGGGCTCGTAGCGCTCACCCGCCCGTTCGACACCGATCAGGGGCTGCCGGTGTCGGTGCTGACGATCACCGCGGTGCTGCTGCTGGCTCTCACCGGCCGGCTCGCGGCGCGGCGCGACGTCGACGGGGCCATTCTTACTGCCGCCGTTGGCAGACCGGCGCGCACCGCGTTGCTCGGTTCGGTGCCCGCCTTCGCCGTCCGGCGCACAATGCGGCCACTGGCCGCATGGTCGACCGGCATCGCGGCGTACTTCCTGCTCCTGGGCCTGATCGCCCGGTCCATGACGGAATTCCTGGTCGACAACCCCCAGTTCGCGACCATGGCGGCCCAGGCCGGCTTCCCCGCACTCGGCACGGTCGAGGGCTTCGCGGCCACCCTGTACGCGCTGCTGGCCGTCCCGGTCGGGGTGTTCGTCGCCGTGCGAATCGCCGCCCTCGCCGCGGACGAGAATGCCCGGCGTCTCACCCTGCTGCTGGCCGCACCGGTAACCCGGCTGCGGCTGTTGGCTGCCGAAGCGGCCGTTGCCGGCTGCGCGGCGCTGGTTCTGATCACAGTGGCGGGTGTCGCCATGTGGGCTGGCACTGCCACCGTCCATGCCGACCTTGGGGCCGGTGACGCGCTCGCCGGCGCATGGAACGTCGTGCCGGTGGTGCTGCTCTGCTGGGGAGCTGCCGTCCTGGCGCTCGGTTGGGCACCACGCGCCGTCGCGGCGATCGGCGCTCTCCCGGCCGCTGGCGGGTTCATCTGGCAGGTCACCGCCGACAGCATCGACGCACCTTCCTGGATTCACGCGCTGTCACCGTTCGCGCACCTTGCCGCGGTACCGGCCACCGCGCCGGCCTGGCCCGCGGCGGCGGTGATGGTCGGCATCGCCGCAGCCGGAGTGATCGTCGGCGCCGTCGGCTACCGCCGGCGTGACCTGTGCGCCTGACCGGACCGCTCGAGGGTGTCGCTCGGAGGGCGGGAACGCCGAGGGGCCCCGCCGGTTCGGCGGGACCCCTCTGGCGTCGGTGGGATCAGGAGAGCGTGTTCAGGTAGTCGGGGTTGGCCTTCAGCCACTCCTCGACGGCCTTCTCCTCGTCGCCCTTGTGCGTGTTGAACATGAGGTCCTCCAGGGACGCGAGCTGCGCGCCGTCCATCTTGAACTTCTTCAGCATCGCGGTAGCCTCGGGGAAGTCCGCACCGAAACCGGTGCGGGCGAGAGTGTTGACCTGCTCGGCCTGGCCGAGGGTGCCCTTCGGGTCGGTGAGGTCCTTCAGCTCGTACTTGGCGTAGGCCCAGTGCGGGTGCCAGAGCGTGACTACGATCGGCTTCTTGTCGGCGATCGCGCCGTCCAACGCGGCCAGCATCGCGGGAGTCGAGGAGGTCTTCAGCTTCAGCTTGCCGTCCAGGCCGTACTCGGGGATGACCTTCTCCTGGGTGGCCTTGGTCAGACCGGCGCCCGGCTCGATGCCGATCATCTGCCCGTCGAAGCTGGCAGCCTTGCCGGCCAGGTCGGCCAGCGAGTCGACGCCCTCGACGTACGCCGGCACCGCGATGCTCAGGCTGGCATCGTCGTACCAGACGCCGAGCTTCTCCAGCTTGTCGCCGTACTTCTCGAGGTAGGAGGCGTGCGTCTGGGGCAGCCAGCTGTCCAGGAACAGGTCGATGTCGCCCTTGGCGAGACCGCCGTAGACGAGACCGGCCTCCAGGTTCTTCAGCTCGACCTCGTAGCCCTTGTCCTGCAGGATCTTCTGCCACAGGTGGGAGGCGGCGATCGCTTCGTCCCAGGCCATGTAACCGATGGTGATTTTCTTGTTCTTGTCGGACGCGTCGTCCTGCTCGCCGCAGGCGGCAACGCCGCCCAGAGCCAGGGTGGCGGTCACCGTGAGCGCGAGGACGCGCTTCAGTGTCGAAAACAAGGGTTTTGTCCTTCCTTTTTGGGGTACGCCGGCGGACCCGCGTACGCGGGAGTGTGATTGCCGGCGGAGAGCGACGGGTCAGGCCGCCTGCCGCGCGAGTCGTTGCGCCCGCGCGGACGGGAAGCGGTCGCCCGCCGAGTCGGTGAGACGGTCGAGTACCACGGCCAGGATCACCACGGCGATCCCGCCCTCAACGCCGCTGCCCACCTCGACCTGGGACAACGCAAACATGATCACGTCGCCGAGGCCACCGGCACCCACCATGCCGGCGATCACCACCATGGACAGGGCCAGCATGATGACCTGGTTGACGCCGGTCATGATCGTGGGCAGCGCCAGCGGCAGCTTCGTCCGCAGCAGCACCATCCACGGTGGAGCGCCGAACGACTCGGCGGCCTGGACGATCTCCTTGTCGACCTGGCGCAGACCCAGCTCGGTCAGGCGCACGCCCGGCGGCATGCTGAAGACCAGGGTGGCCAGTACGCCCGGCACGGTGCCGATACCGAAAAAGAAGATCGCCGGGATGAGGTAGACGAACGCGGGCATGGTCTGCATCAGGTCCAGCACCGGCCGGGCGACAGCGGAGGCCCGCTTGTTCTCGGCGACGAGCACGCCCAGCGGGATGGCCATCAGCAACGCCAGGGTGCTGGCGACGAGCACCTGGGCGAGCGTGCTCATGGTCTCCTCCCAGTACGGCATGCCGGCTACCAGGCCGAGACCGACTGCGGCGCCGAGGGCGAACTTCCACCCACGCAGCCACCAACCGAGGCCGGCGAGTACCAGGACGACCACCACCGCCGGTACGCCGGTGAGCAGGTCGTTGAGCGGACGCACCAACGCGTCGACGACGGTGGCGACACCGTCGAAGAACGGGCCGAGGGTGGCGGTGGCCCAGTCGACGGCGGACTCGGTCCAGGCGCCCAGCGGCACCCGGGGCAACCAACTGTCCAGTGGCGACTGCGCCAGGATCATGCTGGCTCTCCCTTCGTTCCGACCAGTTCAACCTGGTCCTGAGCCTGCGTCGGCTCGTCCGGGGTCGCGGCGGCCAGCGCCGTGAGCAGGGTGATCCGGGGTATCACCCCGATCAGCCGGTCGCGCTCGTCGAGGACGGCCACCGGGTGCTGGCTCTCCGCGCAGTCGCCGAAGAGGTCGGCGACCGAGGTGTCCGCGGTGACCGTGCGGACTCGCTCAGTCGACACGTAGCCGTCGAGGTGGGGGTGGCCCTCACGGAGTGCCCGCGACACCTCGTCCTCGGTGACCGTGCCGAGGAACGTCTTCATCGGTCCGGTCACGTAGATCACCGAGGTTTGGCTCTCCCGCAACGCCTTCGCCGCGACCCGGGGACCGGCGTTGACGTCCAGCACCTGCTGGGGCTTCTCCATGACCGACGAGGCGGTGAGGATCCGGGTCCGGTCGACGTCGGCGAC contains these protein-coding regions:
- a CDS encoding glycine betaine ABC transporter substrate-binding protein, translated to MFSTLKRVLALTVTATLALGGVAACGEQDDASDKNKKITIGYMAWDEAIAASHLWQKILQDKGYEVELKNLEAGLVYGGLAKGDIDLFLDSWLPQTHASYLEKYGDKLEKLGVWYDDASLSIAVPAYVEGVDSLADLAGKAASFDGQMIGIEPGAGLTKATQEKVIPEYGLDGKLKLKTSSTPAMLAALDGAIADKKPIVVTLWHPHWAYAKYELKDLTDPKGTLGQAEQVNTLARTGFGADFPEATAMLKKFKMDGAQLASLEDLMFNTHKGDEEKAVEEWLKANPDYLNTLS
- a CDS encoding ABC transporter permease encodes the protein MILAQSPLDSWLPRVPLGAWTESAVDWATATLGPFFDGVATVVDALVRPLNDLLTGVPAVVVVLVLAGLGWWLRGWKFALGAAVGLGLVAGMPYWEETMSTLAQVLVASTLALLMAIPLGVLVAENKRASAVARPVLDLMQTMPAFVYLIPAIFFFGIGTVPGVLATLVFSMPPGVRLTELGLRQVDKEIVQAAESFGAPPWMVLLRTKLPLALPTIMTGVNQVIMLALSMVVIAGMVGAGGLGDVIMFALSQVEVGSGVEGGIAVVILAVVLDRLTDSAGDRFPSARAQRLARQAA